In Piliocolobus tephrosceles isolate RC106 chromosome 5, ASM277652v3, whole genome shotgun sequence, a single genomic region encodes these proteins:
- the KLHL31 gene encoding kelch-like protein 31, which produces MAPKKKIVKKNKGDINEMTIIVEDSPLNKLNALNGLLEGGNGLSCISSELTDASYGPNLLEGLSKMRQENFLCDLVIGTKTKSFDVHKSVMASCSEYFYNILKKDPSTQRVDLNDISPLGLATVIAYAYTGKLTLSLYTIGSIISAAVYLQIHTLVKMCSDFLIREMNVENCMYVVNIAETYSLKNAKAAAQKFIRDNFLEFAESDQFMKLTFEQINELLIDDDLQLPSEIVAFQIAMKWLEFDQKRVKYAADLLSNIRFGTISAQDLVNYVQSVPRMMQDADCHKLLVDAMNYHLLPYHQNTLQSRRTRIRGGCRVLVTVGGRPGLTEKSLSREILYRDPENGWSKLTEMPAKSFNQCVAVMDGFLYVAGGEDQNDARNQAKHAVSNFCRYDPRFNTWIHLASMNQKRTHFSLSVFNGLLYAAGGRNAEGSLASLECYVPSTNQWQPKTPLEVARCCHASAVADGRVLVTGGYIANAYSRSVCAYDPASDSWQELPSLSTPRGWHCAVTLSDRVYVMGGSQLGPRGERVDVLTVECYSPATGQWSYAAPLQVGVSTAGVSALHGRAYLVGGWNEGEKKYKKCIQCFSPELNEWTEDDELPEATVGVSCCTLSMPNNVTRESRASSVSSVPVSI; this is translated from the exons ATGGCACCCAAAAAGAAGATtgtcaaaaagaacaaaggcgATATCAATGAGATGACCATAATCGTAGAAGATAGCCCCCTAAACAAACTGAATGCTTTGAATGGGCTCCTAGAGGGAGGCAATGGCCTTAGCTGCATTTCTTCTGAACTAACAGATGCTTCTTATGGTCCCAACCTCTTGGAAGGTTTAAGTAAAATGCGGCAGGAAAACTTCCTATGTGACTTAGTCATTGGTACCAAAACCAAATCCTTTGATGTTCATAAGTCAGTGATGGCTTCATGCAGTGAGTATTTTTACAACATCCTGAAAAAAGACCCGTCAACTCAGAGGGTGGATCTCAACGATATCTCACCACTAGGCCTGGCCACTGTCATTGCTTATGCCTACACTGGAAAGCTCACTCTCTCCTTGTATACAATAGGAAGCATTATTTCTGCCGCTGTTTATCTTCAGATCCATACTCTTGTAAAGATGTGCAGTGATTTTCTGATACGGGAGATGAATGTTGAGAATTGCATGTATGTTGTTAATATTGCTGAAACATATTCcctaaaaaatgcaaaagcagCAGCCCAGAAATTTATTCGGGATAACTTCCTTGAATTTGCAGAATCGGATCAGTTTATGAAACTTACATTTGAACAAATTAATGAACTTCTTATAGATGATGACTTACAGTTGCCTTCTGAGATAGTAGCATTCCAGATTGCAATGAAATGGTTAGAATTTGAccaaaagagagtaaaatacgCTGCAGATCTTTTGAGCAATATTCGCTTTGGTACCATCTCTGCACAAGACCTGGTCAATTATGTTCAATCCGTCCCAAGAATGATGCAAGATGCTGATTGTCACAAACTTCTTGTAGATGCTATGAACTACCACTTGCTTCCATATCATCAAAACACATTACAGTCTAGGCGAACAAGAATCCGAGGCGGCTGCCGAGTCCTCGTCACCGTTGGGGGACGCCCAGGCCTTACTGAGAAGTCCCTTAGCAGAGAAATTTTGTATAGAGACCCTGAAAATGGGTGGAGCAAGCTTACAGAAATGCCAGCCAAAAGTTTTAATCAGTGTGTAGCTGTGATGGATGGATTTCTTTATGTAGCCGGTGGTGAAGACCAGAATGATGCAAGAAATCAAGCCAAGCATGCAGTCAGCAATTTCTGCAG ATACGATCCCCGCTTCAACACCTGGATACACCTGGCCAGCATGAACCAGAAGCGCacgcacttcagcctgagcgtgTTCAACGGGCTCCTGTACGCCGCGGGCGGCCGCAACGCAGAAGGAAGCCTGGCCTCTCTGGAGTGCTACGTGCCCTCCACCAATCAGTGGCAGCCGAAGACGCCCCTGGAGGTGGCGCGCTGCTGCCACGCCAGCGCGGTCGCCGACGGCCGCGTGCTGGTGACCGGAGGCTATATCGCCAACGCATACTCGCGCTCTGTGTGCGCCTACGACCCGGCCAGCGACTCGTGGCAGGAGCTGCCGAGCCTGAGCACACCCAGGGGCTGGCACTGCGCGGTCACGCTGAGCGACAGAGTGTACGTGATGGGCGGCAGCCAGCTGGGGCCGCGCGGGGAGCGCGTGGACGTGCTCACCGTGGAGTGCTACAGCCCCGCGACCGGTCAGTGGAGCTACGCGGCGCCGCTGCAGGTGGGAGTGAGCACCGCGGGCGTCTCGGCGCTGCACGGCCGCGCCTACCTGGTGGGGGGCTGGAACGAGGGCGAGAAGAAGTACAAGAAATGCATCCAGTGCTTCAGCCCCGAGCTCAACGAATGGACGGAGGACGACGAGCTACCCGAGGCCACAGTCGGCGTGTCCTGCTGCACCCTCTCGATGCCCAACAACGTGACTCGGGAATCCCGGGCCAGTTCGGTATCTTCTGTGCCAGTCAGTATCTGA